Within the Mycobacterium gordonae genome, the region TATGGGGTGAAGTCATAGGCGGCAACCACGGGGCGCTCCGCCATCTCCGAAATGCTGGTCATGGCGCCGTTGAAAAGCTCTGCCAGGTGGGGATCGTCGCCGAGGTAGTCGAAGAATTCCTTGCCGCGAAGGCGTGGAATGCTCGCCCTGCCGGTTCTGATCGACTCCGCAAGCATGCTCCAGTGCTCGCGATGCTGTGGCGATCCGTAGTACATGGCCGCCGATGCCATCGACCCCGGAGCGTCTGTCCGCAGAGTGTCGGCCAGGGCCGTCAGGCCATAGGCACCATCGGGGTGCTTACGGAATATGCCGCGGCCCTCCAGCGCGCGCAGAAGTCGACTCACCGCATCGGGGTCGGCACCGACCTTTGCCGCAAGATCATCGGGCTGCAGCGGCCCCGCCGCGAGCGCGTCGGCGATACCCAATTCGGCGGCTGCTTCTATCGCCTGCGACGTCCAGCCCGCAAGAATGAGCTCAATCATCACGACGGGCGGTGGAGCGAGTCGCTGATGTAAGCGATAGACGCTATATCGCAGGCGGTCAACCAGTTTCGCCAACCGAGCCGGCGGTACGCGTGTGGGTTGCATGGCGCTCAACCTCCTGTAGTAACATTTCGCAAGAGTTAACTATATTGAATGAAGTTGACTATATGGAAGGTGGGATGCGGGTGTCAACGTCTGAACGCGAATCGCGGCGAACGTATGACAACAGCCGTCGGCAGGCCGATGCCGAGGCTCGCCAACGCCGGATCGTCACGGCGGCGACGGATCTCTTCGTGGAAAAGGGTTTCGCCGCGACTTCGATCGACCAGATCGCGAAAGCTGCAGGCGTCTCACCGCAAACGGTCTACGCGGCATTCGGATCGAAGGCCGGTGTGCTCGCCAAGGCAATCGACGTCGCAGTCCTGGGTGATTACGGGCCCGAACCGTTGATTGATCGAATGCCGCCGCTTCCCCACCTGTCCAGCGAGCCGCAGCGCATGTTCTTCGTGGCGGCCGCCCACTTCGCCCGGGAGTTGCACGAACGGGTAGCACCGTTCATACAGGTGATGCTGCAGGCGGGCCTGGACGACCTGCGCATGAGGTTGACTCATGCGATACGCGCTGACTGTGTGTCATGGGTCGAGCAACTTGGGCCGGCACTGCGCCCGAGCCTGACTAAGGACGAAGCTGCCGACATTCTGGTCACCATCATGGCGCCCTACCTGTTTTCCCTGTTTACCGTTGATCTGGGACGGTCACCAGACCAATACGAGAAGTGGCTTGCCGACGCCCTGGCCCGCATGCTGCTGAGGCCGGAACTGCTGTCGGAGTAGGTTTGTCAGACAGTCTGCCGCGGTCGGCATCCACGCCGCGGCGCGAAGTCCACCCGCTCGGGTCATGGTCCCCGGCCGTTCCCCCGTTCGGGGGTCTGCCTCGAAGCGGATCTGCCGTAGGGTCCCGAAAACGTCCGGGCGCCAACCAGTCCGGCGCACCACGACTCACAGCATCACGAGGACTTTCATGGCTGCCCTGGCAACTTTGCACGACTGCCTGCTGCTCGACCTCGACGGCACCTTGTTCCGCGGTTCCCGACCGATAGCCGGCGCCGCAGCGGCGCTTTCCGGCATAACGGCGCGTCGTTTGTATATGACCAACAACGCGTCGCGCACAGCGACGGAGGTCGCCCAACATTTACGCCGGTTGGGCTTTGACGCCGACCCGCGCGACGCAGTCACCAGCGGGCAGTGCGCGGCGCAGTTGTTGGGGGCCGAACTGCCCAGCGGCGCGGCCGTTCTGATCGTCGGCTCCGAGTCGCTAGCCGTGGAGGTGACGCGTGTGGGCCTGCGTGCGGTGCGACGGTGGGCCGACGATCCGGCGGCGGTGGTGCAGGGATTTTCACCTGACATCTGCTGGGCGGACCTCGCGGAGGCGGCGCTGGCGATCCGCGCAGGCATCCCCTGGTCGGCGACCAACCCCGATCTCACGTTGCCCTCCGAGCGCGGGCTGGTTCCCGGGAACGGGTCGATGGTCGCCGCGTTAGAAGCGGCTACCGGGCGCACACCGCGCATCGTCGGCAAGCCATATCCGCCGATTTTCCGGAACGCCCTGTCGCGCGGCGATTTCCGCCGGCCTTTGGTCGTCGGCGACCGGCTAGACACCGACATCGCGGGCGCGAACTCCGCCGGGCTGCCCAGCCTGCTGGTGCTCAGCGGAGTGACGACGGCGGCGGAGGCTCTCGCCGCACCACCGGCGTACCGGCCGACCTACGTCGCGCCGGACCTCAGCGGACTCAACGCCGACAGCGACTCGTTGCGGATCGAGGGCCTGAGCCTGCCGTCAGCCGGCTGACAGCCGCGGCCAGCGCGAACGGGTGACGTCCCGGTCCCACTGTCGCGTCGGCCTTGGACGTCAGGGCCAGCCAGGCATCGGCCGCCCGGGCTACCACCAGGAGGATCGGCGGGCACTCCCCGACCTCCTCCTTGAGGTGCCGGGCAACATCCACACCGCCTGCCGGGGTGGCATCACCGTCGATGATCACCAGATCGACGCCGCCGGCGACCACCTGGGCCAACAACCCCGGGTAGGACTCCACGAAGGCCAGACGCGCTGTCGGACAGAGGGACCCGACGATGTAGCGGCGCAGGTTGCGGTCGCCGCTGTACACCACGGCACGCACGGTCATAGACGAACACTAGGCCGGCTTCGGCGCGCGAAACAGCTGCCTCGCGCGGATACCCCCACCGGACCACCCGACAGGGGGATGGTTCGTGGACACCCCGGATCAGACCATGTGACCAGGTCCCTTGCTGCCCGTTGGAGGTATTCCGCAATGCTTACCCGTCACACGACGCTGGTGAAGTTCCTGATCGAGGAAAGGCGTCGCCATCCCGACGCCAGCGGTGAGCTGAACTCACTAATTCTGGACGTGGCTCTTGCCTGCAAGGCCATCTCGACCCGGGTGGCCCAGGGTGAGCTCGGCGGGGTGCTCGGGGCCGCCGATGTGGTGAACGTGCAAGGCGAAGTGCAGCAGAAGCTTGACGTGCTGGCCAACGACTATTTTCTGCGGGCCACCGAATGGGGCGGACAGATTTCGGGAATGGCCTCCGAGGAGCTGGCCGAGCCCTACCAGTTGCCCACCCAATACCCACGCGGCAAGTACCTGTTGATCTTCGATCCGCTCGACGGCTCCTCCAACATCGACGTGAATGTCTCGGTGGGAAGTATCTTTTCCATCCTGCGCGCTCCCGAGCCGGGCGTCGACCCGAGTGTCGATGACTTCCTGCAGCCCGGGTCGCAGCAGGTGTGCGCGGGTTATGCGATCTACGGGCCGTCGACCATGCTGGTGCTCACCGTCGGCACGGGCGTGCACGCGTTCACGCTGGACCCGGCGCTCGGCGAGTTCGTGCTGACCCGCCCCAACATCCAGATTCCGCGCACCACCGGTGAATTCGCCATCAACGCCTCGAACCGGCGGTTTTGGGAGCCGGCGGTGCAGCGCTACATAGACGAATGCCTGGCTGGCCGGACCGGACCGCGCGGCAAGGACTTCAACATGCGTTGGGTCGCATCGCTGGTCGCCGAGACGCACCGGATCCTGACCCGCGGCGGTGTGTTTCTCTACCCGCGCGACGCCAAGGACCCGGCCAGGCCGGGACGGCTGCGGCTGCTGTATGAGGCCAGCCCCATCGCCTTCCTGGTGGAGCAGGCCGGTGGTCTGGCCAGTACGGGCCGTGGCCGGCTGATGGACCTGGTGCCCAACGGATTACACCAACGAGTGCCGCTGATCTTCGGGGCGGCAGACGAGGTCGAGCTGATCGAGGAATACCACCGTAAAGACTACGTCCGACCGTCCAGCTCACCGCTGTACGGCGTGCGAGGTCTGTACCGCGTTGTGGCCGGCTGAGGTTGGGAGGTAACACACATGTCACGACTGCACCCGATCATCTCCGTCACCGGTTCATCAGGCGCTGGAACCACCTCCGTGATGAAGACATTCGATCAGATCTTCCGCCGCGAGGACATCAACGTGGCGTTCGTCGAAGGCGACAGCTTTCACCGGTACGACCGGGTGGCGATGAAGGCGGCGATCGCCGAAGCACACGCCCGCGGCGATCACACCTTCAGCCACTTCGGGCCGGAGGCGAATCTCTTCGAGGAACTGCAGGATCTATTCAAGACCTACGGTGAGACCGGAACCGGAAAAGTGCGCCGCTATCTGCACGACGAAAAGGAAGCCGAGCCGTTCGGACAACAGCCGGGCACCTTCACACCGTGGGAGGAGATCCCCGCCGATACCGACATGCTGTTCTACGAAGGGCTGCACGGGGCGATCGTCACCGACGAGGTCGACGTCGCCGCGCACGCCGATCTTCGCATCGGGGTAGTCCCGGTGATCAACCTGGAATGGATCCAGAAGTTGCAGCGCGACAAGGTGTCCCGTGGCTACACCTCCGAAGCGGTGACCGACACGATCCTGCGGCGGATGCCCGACTACGTGAACTACATGTGCACCCAGTTCTCGCACACGGACGTCAACTTCCAGCGGGTGCCGGTGGTGGACACCTCCAACCCTTTCATCGCCAGGTCCATCCCGACCGCCGACGAGTCGATGCTGATCATCCGGTTCCGCGACCCGCATGGCATCGACTTCCCGTATCTGCTTGCCATGCTCCATGATTCGTTCATGTCGCGGCCGAACACCATTGTGTGTCCCGGCGGCAAGATGGATCTGGCCATGCAGTTGATTTTCACCCCGATGGTGTTGCGGCTGCTGGAACGGCGCAGGGCGCAGCTGGCGGCGGCGCGGTAGTGTCGTGAGTCGTCAAATCGTTGGCAGTTATTGCCGATGGATTCGAGGATTTGATCGGCGGTTTTGGTCCAGACGTAGGGCCGCGGGTTGTTGTTCCAGGTGTGGATCCAGGCGCGGATGTCGGCATTGAGCTGGCATACCGAGGTGTGATACCGGTTGGGTCCGGTTGAGGGCTTGGATCTGGGTCTTCTCATCCACGCACAGCACCACGGCCCGCTCAGGTGGATTGAGGTAAAGGC harbors:
- a CDS encoding phosphoribulokinase, with the protein product MSRLHPIISVTGSSGAGTTSVMKTFDQIFRREDINVAFVEGDSFHRYDRVAMKAAIAEAHARGDHTFSHFGPEANLFEELQDLFKTYGETGTGKVRRYLHDEKEAEPFGQQPGTFTPWEEIPADTDMLFYEGLHGAIVTDEVDVAAHADLRIGVVPVINLEWIQKLQRDKVSRGYTSEAVTDTILRRMPDYVNYMCTQFSHTDVNFQRVPVVDTSNPFIARSIPTADESMLIIRFRDPHGIDFPYLLAMLHDSFMSRPNTIVCPGGKMDLAMQLIFTPMVLRLLERRRAQLAAAR
- a CDS encoding methyltransferase — translated: MAKLVDRLRYSVYRLHQRLAPPPVVMIELILAGWTSQAIEAAAELGIADALAAGPLQPDDLAAKVGADPDAVSRLLRALEGRGIFRKHPDGAYGLTALADTLRTDAPGSMASAAMYYGSPQHREHWSMLAESIRTGRASIPRLRGKEFFDYLGDDPHLAELFNGAMTSISEMAERPVVAAYDFTPYPTIMDVGGGHGRLLAAILTAAPAARGVLLEIPEVAAGAPPLLRKLGVEERVRIETGSFFEGIPGGANLYVLKNIIHDWPDEKAEAILRNLRTACGADCTVVLVELVIPAHNRDFVGNWADLEMLLGFDGSRERTAEEYGTLLARAGFRMTRVIPTASPFSLVEAKAC
- a CDS encoding class 1 fructose-bisphosphatase, which produces MLTRHTTLVKFLIEERRRHPDASGELNSLILDVALACKAISTRVAQGELGGVLGAADVVNVQGEVQQKLDVLANDYFLRATEWGGQISGMASEELAEPYQLPTQYPRGKYLLIFDPLDGSSNIDVNVSVGSIFSILRAPEPGVDPSVDDFLQPGSQQVCAGYAIYGPSTMLVLTVGTGVHAFTLDPALGEFVLTRPNIQIPRTTGEFAINASNRRFWEPAVQRYIDECLAGRTGPRGKDFNMRWVASLVAETHRILTRGGVFLYPRDAKDPARPGRLRLLYEASPIAFLVEQAGGLASTGRGRLMDLVPNGLHQRVPLIFGAADEVELIEEYHRKDYVRPSSSPLYGVRGLYRVVAG
- a CDS encoding TetR/AcrR family transcriptional regulator yields the protein MWVAWRSTSCSNISQELTILNEVDYMEGGMRVSTSERESRRTYDNSRRQADAEARQRRIVTAATDLFVEKGFAATSIDQIAKAAGVSPQTVYAAFGSKAGVLAKAIDVAVLGDYGPEPLIDRMPPLPHLSSEPQRMFFVAAAHFARELHERVAPFIQVMLQAGLDDLRMRLTHAIRADCVSWVEQLGPALRPSLTKDEAADILVTIMAPYLFSLFTVDLGRSPDQYEKWLADALARMLLRPELLSE